The Streptomyces tubercidicus DNA segment CCTCAGCCCTGCCATCCCGTGAGGTGGCTAGTGGACGGCGTGGGCGATTTGTTTCCTCGTACCCCTTCCAGGGAATGATCTGTGCAACTGTGCGAGGATTTCAGTGAGTCGGGGGGCTTGCTCATGAGCAGTACGTCACGGTCGTATCAGAATGGCGCGGAGGCGGATGACGCCGAGCCTGAGCCGAAGCGACCCAAGGTGAAGCAGATCGCGCTCAAGCCGCCCTCCCCGGGGCCGCTGCCCGACGGGGGCACCAAGCGTTTCAGCGACGAGCACCTCGACCCCCTCGCCTCGATGCTGGCCAAGGTCAACAACGGCGAGCCCATACCGGCTCCCGGGGACAGGGTGGACAGCGAGGACCGCGACATCCATGAGGAGGAGTGGCGGGCGCATGACCGCCACGGCCCCTATGGGCAAAGGCGTCGCCGCAGGAATTAGCGCGACTCGGCGATGGCGGTCATGCGCCGTTTGCTATGTCCTCCTCGCTCCTCGACGCCGGTGCGGGGTGGGGGAGGGCGGTCAGCGGCGGGGTCGACGGGAGGGCTAGGACGACGGCCGGGTGGCCTCTCGGTGTGGCTGGCGACTCGTCGCTGTTCAAGTGAAAAATGATGACGCCTTCGGCATGGCGCTGCATGCCGTTGCCGTCCCATTGACTATCCAGGTGCTATTCAGGTGCCATGACCCTTCGTCACCCCGCAGAGCGGGGCGGAGACCGGCGGGGGCGGTTTGCCGAACTGGCCGCGAAATCCTCGCATTTCACCAGCTCTCCCGCCTTCTTTGTGCTCTGCCTCGCGCTGATCGCACTGTTCCTGGCCGTTCATTTCGCGCATCTGCCGCTGGGATGGCAACTGCTGGCGGGGGACCTCATGACAGCGGTGACCCTGCTCCTCCTCGCCTTGCTGAAGAATTCCGAACTTCGCGCGGAACATGCGATCCAGCGGAAGCTCGACGCCTTGGCAGCCGCCCTGCTGGAGACCCGCGAAGGACAGGAGGGAGAGGCGGCGGAGGAACTCAGGAGAGTGATTCGCCTGGAGGACGAGACGTAGCCCGGCGATCAGTATCACCGAGCGGGGGAGCCGTTCGTCGGGCCGGCGCGGCATCTGCCGCGAAAAGGACCATAGGGGAAGCCGGTCTCGACGAACGGCAGGTCACTGGCACGGCATCCAGGCCGGCACCTCCGCCAGCCGGACTGTCTCGCGAAGCCTACGGATGCAGAACCACCTTCGTGTACCCCTCGATGCGCTTGTCGAACTTGTCGTAAGCCGAGGGGGCCTGGTCCAGGGGCAGGTCGTGTGAGACGACGAAGCTCGGTTTCGCGCGGCCCTCGATGATCATGTCGCGCAGGAACCGGTTGTAGCGCTTCACATTGCACTGCCCCGTACCTATCCGCAGCCCCTTCTCGAAGAGCTTGCCGATCGACACCAGGAGCATGCCCCGCTTGGCCTGTTCATCCGGGCCGCCCGGATCCGCCGGTACGTACAGGCCGGGTACGCCCAGGGCACCGGTGGCGCGGACCGTTTCGACGAGCGAGTTCAGCACGGTCGCCGGTTCCTCGCGCGCCGCGCCGTGCGCCATCGCCTGGTAGCCGACGGCGTCCACGCCCTTGTCCGTGCCGACGCCCTCCGTCTGGTCCTTGATCTGCTCCACCGGATTGCCCTCGGCGAAGTTGACCGGAACCGCGCCGATCTCCTCGGCCTTCGCCAGCCGCTCGGGCACCCGGTCCACGACGAAGACCTTGCTCGCGCCGCGCAGCAGCGCCGAGTAGGCGGCCATCAGCCCGACCGGTCCGCCGCCGTATACCGCGACGTTCTCCCCGGGGCGTACCTGGGCGAGTTCGCAGCCGTGGTACCCGGTGGGGAAGATGTCGGCGAGCAGGATGAAGTCGCTCTCGTGCTCATTTCCCGGTGGCAGCTTCAGGCAGTTGAAGTCGGCGTAGGGGACGCGCAGATATTCGGCCTGGCCGCCCGCCCAGGGGCCCATGGCGACATAACCGTAAGCGCCGCCCGCAAATCCCGGATTGACGGTCTGACAGAATCCCGTGAATCCCTCGACGCAATTGTCGCAGAATCCGCAGGCGACATTGAAGGGCATGACCACCCGGTCGCCCTCCTTGAGGGAGGTGACGCCCTGGCCGAGCTCCTCGATGATTCCCATGTTCTCGTGCCCGAAGACGATGCCCGGCTCGGCTGCCGTACGGCCTTCGTACATATGCAGGTCCGAGCCGCAGATCGCGGTGGAGGTGACCCTGACGATCGCCTCGTTGGGGTGCTGGATTCCGGGCTTGTCAACATTCTCGACAGCTACCGAGAACGGTCCTTTGTAGACGACGGCTTTCATTTGCTGCCACCTCCCGCTCAGCGAAGAGTGCGCATGGATTCCCGCCCCATTGGCGTGAGCTATCACTCATGATTCTCCGGTCTGCTGGGCGGGGCAAGCCGCTAATCTATGAGGGAATATCCACTTTCTGGTATCGCAATGTCGCACCGAGCAGCGAAAGAGGAGGGCGACACGTGGCAGCACAGCGACTCGGGACCTTGCTCGTCCCGGTACCCGGCCTGTCCGGCACCACGTACCCGCCCGGCACCACGGTTACCGTCCGTGGTCGCGGTGCGACGGTCGATGCCTTTGTGAACGGCGACTGGCTCCCGCTGTCGTGGTGGGAGTTCTCCGACGGTCTCCGTGAGGACATCGCCGACCGCTGACTGGCCTTCCCACCTGCGGATTCGTCGTGCAGGACGCGGCGAAAGCGATGAAAGCGGCGGAATCAGCCGCCGTCACAACCGAGTGATGATCAAGGCGATGTCGTCGCGGGCGCCGCCGGTGACGCCGAGGTGGGCGAGCAGGGCGTCGGCCAGGCGTTCCGGGCTCAGGGCCCGGAAGCTGACGAGGGCCTCGGTCAGCCGGGAGAGCCCGGCGTCGATGTCCTCATCGCGACGTTCGATCAGCCCATCGGTGTACAGCACGAGGGTGTCCCCGGGGAGGTAGGCCGTACCGGCCTGGGGGCGCGGCACATGCTGGGGACGCGCGCCCAAGGGCGGGTCGGTGGCCTGGTCCAGCAGGTCGTAGCTGCCATCCGTGTGCACCAGGATCGGCGGCGGATGGCCCGCGTTGCTGTAGATGATCAGGCGGCTGCGGGGATCCACCAGCGCCTTGACGGCGGTGGTGTTCAGCGCGCCCTCCACCGATCGGGCGTACAGCCCCAGCACCTCCAGCGCCTGGGCGGGCCGCTCCAGGGCACGGATCGCGGCGCTCAGGGCGCTGCGCAGCATGCCCATGGCCGCGGCCGCCTCCAGACCGTGGCCGACGACGTCGCCGACCGCCAGCGCGAAGCGGCCATCGGGCAGGTCGACCATGTCGTACCAGTCGCCGCACACATTCAGCGATCCGGCGGCGGGCAGATAACGCACCGCGACTTCCCGGTGCCGTGC contains these protein-coding regions:
- a CDS encoding low affinity iron permease family protein; protein product: MTLRHPAERGGDRRGRFAELAAKSSHFTSSPAFFVLCLALIALFLAVHFAHLPLGWQLLAGDLMTAVTLLLLALLKNSELRAEHAIQRKLDALAAALLETREGQEGEAAEELRRVIRLEDET
- a CDS encoding glutathione-independent formaldehyde dehydrogenase — protein: MKAVVYKGPFSVAVENVDKPGIQHPNEAIVRVTSTAICGSDLHMYEGRTAAEPGIVFGHENMGIIEELGQGVTSLKEGDRVVMPFNVACGFCDNCVEGFTGFCQTVNPGFAGGAYGYVAMGPWAGGQAEYLRVPYADFNCLKLPPGNEHESDFILLADIFPTGYHGCELAQVRPGENVAVYGGGPVGLMAAYSALLRGASKVFVVDRVPERLAKAEEIGAVPVNFAEGNPVEQIKDQTEGVGTDKGVDAVGYQAMAHGAAREEPATVLNSLVETVRATGALGVPGLYVPADPGGPDEQAKRGMLLVSIGKLFEKGLRIGTGQCNVKRYNRFLRDMIIEGRAKPSFVVSHDLPLDQAPSAYDKFDKRIEGYTKVVLHP
- a CDS encoding PP2C family protein-serine/threonine phosphatase encodes the protein MSGMDYAALFVATPSPYLVLGPDLVIVEVNRAYLDATQRTRQDLIGRHIFDAFPDNPADPEADGVRNLDASLHRVLTSREPDTMALQKYDIPVMGRPGAFEERWWSPVNTPILGQDGTVAWIIHRVEDVTAFIQARAGSNRPPTGQLTEREALEAELYARARELQRLNEELRQAHTRERQVAVTLQEAMLQSPDLARHREVAVRYLPAAGSLNVCGDWYDMVDLPDGRFALAVGDVVGHGLEAAAAMGMLRSALSAAIRALERPAQALEVLGLYARSVEGALNTTAVKALVDPRSRLIIYSNAGHPPPILVHTDGSYDLLDQATDPPLGARPQHVPRPQAGTAYLPGDTLVLYTDGLIERRDEDIDAGLSRLTEALVSFRALSPERLADALLAHLGVTGGARDDIALIITRL